GAGTTCGGACCACCCCATGGGGAACAGGTACTCGATGTCGGAGGTCGCCGAGGAGTAGTGAGACAGCTCATCGGGCCCGTGCTTACGCAGGCGCAGATGGTCGGGGCGGATGCCGAGGTCGGTGTGCCAGCGCATGCGGTCCTCCATCCACTGCTGGTGCCACCGGTCGGCATCGTCGCCGCGGACGAAGTACTCGATCTCCATCATTTCGAACTCCCGCGTGCGGAAGATGAAGTTGCCCGGAGTGATCTCGTTCCGAAAGGCCTTGCCGACCTGAGCGATCCCGAACGGCGGCTTCTTGCGCGCGAACTGAAGGACGTTCTTGAAGTTGACGAAGATCCCCTGGGCCGTCTCCGGTCGCAGGTAGACGCGGGCGGCGTCATCGCGGACCGGGCCCATGAAGGTCTCGAACATCAGGTTGAACTGGCGAGGCTCGGTCAGGTCGCACTCGCTGTGTTCACCGGGATGCACGGACGGCTTCCGCCCGCACGCGGCGTCCTCGAGTTTGTCCGCCCGGAAGCGGAGCTTGCAGGTGCGGCAATCGACCATTGGGTCCGTGAAGCCCTCCAGGTGGCCCGACGCCTCCCAGGTTCGGGGGTGCATGAGGATCGCCGCGTCCAGGGCCACCATGTCATCCCGCTCCTGCACGACGGCCCGCCACCACTGGGCCTTGACGTTGTTCTTGAGCTGGACGCCGTAGTGGCCGTAGTCGTAGGTGGAAGCGAGCCCACCGTAGATCTCCGAGGACTGGAAGACGAAGCCGCGCCGCTTGCACAGGGCGACGACCTCGTCCAAGGTCACCTCGGGGGCGCGGCTCGCCTCCGTTGGCTGCTTCGCGGTGCCGGTCATCGCTTCGGCGCAGGCTAGCGGCGGCTGCGGCGCGGGCCAAGTGACCTGAGGCGGCCGGCTCCTTTTCCGGCCGCTCAGCGGTTCACCATGAATGCGGATCCATTCAGCGGGAGGCGACCATGCAGAACATCGTGACGGCGCCCATCCGGGCGAGCAGGCACCTGGCGATCTGGCTCGTGTGGCAGTTCACCGGGATCACCCTCCTCGCGCCTGACAGTCGCAGCCCCGTGCCCCGCATCCACGAGGACCGGGAGGCAGGCCGCGAGCGGCTGCCGCGGGCCAGCTGAATCGGCACTCGTGCATCCGGAGTGCCAGGACCGCCGGGACCGGCTGCGATAATCGGGGTCCGATGCCGATCTACGAGTACCGCTGCCCCAACGGACACCAGTTCGAAGTCTTCCAGGCGATCGCGGACGACCCGGTGTCGACCTGCCAGGTATGCGGCGAGCCGGTCGAGCGAGTTCTCCACCCGGTTGCGGTGCACTTCAAGGGCTCCGGTTTCTACACGACGGACTACGCGCGAAAGTCCGGCGCGAAGGCGTCGGACTCGAACGACGGCAAGCCTGCGAAGGACGCGGGCGGAGACTCGACGACGGAGAAGAAGAAGGGCGAGAAGGCCACGTCGTCCAGCAAGGACGACTGAGAAACTCCCCGGGCGAACTGGCGAGTTTGTGGCGGTATGCGCCACAAAGTCGCCAGCGGCGGCTCGCACTTAACCTGCGGGGGAGCACGCCGGGGTCTCCGGCGGGTCGTGGCCCAGGAACCGCTTCACGGCGCGGGCGCATTCCTCCTGCGAGACGGTGAGGCTGCCGAGCGGCCCCGGCCCCGCGGGCTCGAGGACCTGGCTCTTCGAGCTGAAGCCCAGTGCCGCGGAGAGGACGAACTGGGGCATCGTCAGCATGCCCATGCTCGACACGAACGCCTTGGGCGCGTTCCAGCCGATGATCGGCCCCTTGATGAAGTTGTAGGGGAGCCGGGTGATGCTCGTCATCCGGCCCTTGATCCCCGACAGGACGTCCTGCTGGAACTCGGCGCGGTCGAGGTCGTCGATCGGCGGGCAGGGGTTCCCCTGCTGATCCGTGGGCAAGTTCTTGCGCGTTCGCGCCAGGCTCAGCGCCTCGTCTGCATTGAGGTCGTGTTCCCCCGGATCGAGGAAGAGGCTGAAGCCGCCGTTCTCCGCCCCGCCCGAGATCTCCGAGCAGACCTTGGTGTCGATGTCAACCGTCACGCCGCCGATCGCGTCGATGAAGTCGCGGAAGCCGTTGAAGTCGACCACGGCGACCTGGTCGACGTCGATGCCGAGGAACTGCTCCACGGTCTGGACCTCGAGCTTGGCGCCGCCAAACGCGTAGGCGGCGTTGATCTTCTGGGCGTCGTGTCCGGGAATCGAGGCGAAGGTGTCCCGCGGGATGGACAGCTTGCGAAAGGCAAAACGCCCGGCGCGCACGAGCATGATCGTGTCGGCCCGGTAGGGCGAGCAGGTCGAGGGCGGCGGCTTGCCCTCGCCGGCTGCGTCGATGCACTTCTGGGGGGTGGCCTCGTTCGTAGCCGCCAAGCCCGACGGGCGGACGTCGGTGCCGAGCACTAGGACGGTCTGCGGAAAGCCGAGCATGAACGGATTCCCGCCGAGCGTGTCGCCCATGTCCGCCAGCTTTCCCTTCTGTATCTGGGAGGAGACCGCGAAGGCAACGATGCTCAAGGCGAGCCAAGCGAGCGCGGCAATTCCCACCCACTTGAGGACTCGGCGCCATGGCGGACGCTCCTTCGGCGCCTCCGGCGCTCGGGGTCTCTTCTCGGGGTCGGCCCTGGACGGGCCCTTGGCCCTCAGTCGCTCGCGGAGCGTGGC
The DNA window shown above is from Solirubrobacterales bacterium and carries:
- a CDS encoding FmdB family zinc ribbon protein, yielding MPIYEYRCPNGHQFEVFQAIADDPVSTCQVCGEPVERVLHPVAVHFKGSGFYTTDYARKSGAKASDSNDGKPAKDAGGDSTTEKKKGEKATSSSKDD
- a CDS encoding LCP family protein is translated as MPANGDQGPAGGEQGPPERPDYKVYRSRPGLLSRLRSPDLATLRERLRAKGPSRADPEKRPRAPEAPKERPPWRRVLKWVGIAALAWLALSIVAFAVSSQIQKGKLADMGDTLGGNPFMLGFPQTVLVLGTDVRPSGLAATNEATPQKCIDAAGEGKPPPSTCSPYRADTIMLVRAGRFAFRKLSIPRDTFASIPGHDAQKINAAYAFGGAKLEVQTVEQFLGIDVDQVAVVDFNGFRDFIDAIGGVTVDIDTKVCSEISGGAENGGFSLFLDPGEHDLNADEALSLARTRKNLPTDQQGNPCPPIDDLDRAEFQQDVLSGIKGRMTSITRLPYNFIKGPIIGWNAPKAFVSSMGMLTMPQFVLSAALGFSSKSQVLEPAGPGPLGSLTVSQEECARAVKRFLGHDPPETPACSPAG
- a CDS encoding glycine--tRNA ligase encodes the protein MTGTAKQPTEASRAPEVTLDEVVALCKRRGFVFQSSEIYGGLASTYDYGHYGVQLKNNVKAQWWRAVVQERDDMVALDAAILMHPRTWEASGHLEGFTDPMVDCRTCKLRFRADKLEDAACGRKPSVHPGEHSECDLTEPRQFNLMFETFMGPVRDDAARVYLRPETAQGIFVNFKNVLQFARKKPPFGIAQVGKAFRNEITPGNFIFRTREFEMMEIEYFVRGDDADRWHQQWMEDRMRWHTDLGIRPDHLRLRKHGPDELSHYSSATSDIEYLFPMGWSELEGIANRGDYDLSRHAEFSGEKLEYYDQDKGEAFVPHVIEPSLGVDRSLLAFLVDAYDTEEVEGRKRTVLRLHPRLAPVKAAVLPLVSKAGMPERAREIYEQLRAQFPAEFDEGGSIGRRYRRQDEIGTPWGITVDGQTMEDGTVTLRDRDSLEQVRVPADDLAERLAAKLAEPWLSPKLG